The following are encoded in a window of Sphaerisporangium siamense genomic DNA:
- the alaS gene encoding alanine--tRNA ligase, giving the protein MESAEIRRRYLRFFSERAHAIVPSASLIADDPTLLLVPAGMVPFKPYFLGAARPPGPRLVSVQKCVRTPDIEEVGRTTRHGTFFQMCGNFAFGDYFKEGAITYAWELLTTSVADGGYGLDPERLWVTVYLDDDEAERIWREKIGVPAERVQRLGMGPNFWSMGVPGPCGPCSEISYDRGPEFGPEGGPAVNDERYMELWNLVFMQYERGPGQGKEDFPILGELPSKNIDTGLGLERLAVILQGVPNMFEIDTSRVVIDRAAELTGVRYGAAESSDVALRVISDHMRTSVMLIGDGVVPGNEGRGYVLRRVMRRAIRAARLLGATDPVVQELVDTVIGSMGEQYPELVADRERVRTVARAEEAAFLKTLKAGTAILDAAVAETRSRGGAVLAGDKAFQLHDTWGFPIDLTLEMAAEQGLSVDEDGFRRLMKEQRERAKADARAKKTGHADLSAYREVAAGRTDFTGYVATEGEATVVGLLVEGVPSLAAVEGDTVEVVLDRTPFYAEGGGQLADQGRIRLESGAVIEVRDVQRPVPGVTVHKGVVQVGEVTVGAPAHAAIDVARRRAIARAHTATHLTHQALRDALGPTASQAGSENAPGRFRFDFGSPSAVPGSVLTDVEQKINEVLSRELDVEAEIMGLEEARRQGAIAEFGEKYGERVRVVTIGDFSKELCGGTHVRNTAQLGLVKLLGESSIGSGVRRVEALVGLDAYDFLAREHTVVARLQELVKGRAEELPERVAAMLGRLRDAEKEIEKFRAEKVLRAGAGLAEGAKDVKGVALVVGRAPDGTDADDLRTLVFDVRDRLGGRSAVVALFAAANGRPLTVVATNEAARERGLAAGELVRAAAAALGGGGGGRPDVAQGGGQDSGAIPEAMTTVERLVAEKA; this is encoded by the coding sequence ATGGAGTCGGCCGAGATCCGCCGCCGCTATCTGCGCTTCTTCTCGGAGCGCGCGCACGCCATCGTGCCGTCGGCGTCGCTGATCGCCGACGACCCCACCCTCCTGCTGGTCCCGGCCGGCATGGTCCCCTTCAAGCCGTACTTCCTCGGCGCGGCGAGGCCGCCGGGCCCGCGCCTGGTCAGCGTGCAGAAGTGCGTCCGCACGCCGGACATCGAGGAGGTGGGCAGAACCACCCGGCACGGCACCTTCTTCCAGATGTGCGGGAACTTCGCCTTCGGCGACTACTTCAAGGAAGGCGCCATCACCTACGCTTGGGAGCTGCTCACGACGTCCGTGGCGGACGGCGGCTACGGGCTCGACCCGGAGCGTCTCTGGGTCACCGTGTACCTGGACGACGACGAGGCCGAGCGCATCTGGCGCGAGAAGATCGGCGTGCCCGCCGAGCGCGTCCAGCGCCTGGGCATGGGCCCGAACTTCTGGTCCATGGGCGTCCCCGGCCCGTGCGGCCCCTGCTCGGAGATCTCCTACGACCGCGGCCCCGAGTTCGGCCCCGAGGGCGGCCCGGCCGTGAACGACGAGCGGTACATGGAGCTGTGGAACCTCGTCTTCATGCAGTACGAGCGCGGCCCGGGCCAGGGCAAGGAGGACTTCCCGATCCTCGGCGAGCTGCCGTCGAAGAACATCGACACCGGTCTCGGGCTGGAACGCCTCGCCGTGATCCTCCAGGGCGTGCCCAACATGTTCGAGATCGACACCTCGCGGGTCGTGATCGACAGGGCCGCCGAGCTGACCGGCGTGCGCTACGGCGCCGCCGAGTCCTCCGACGTCGCGCTGCGCGTGATCTCCGACCACATGCGCACGTCGGTGATGCTGATCGGCGACGGCGTCGTCCCCGGCAACGAGGGCCGCGGCTACGTCCTGCGCCGCGTCATGCGCCGGGCGATCCGCGCCGCCCGCCTGCTCGGCGCCACGGATCCCGTCGTCCAGGAGCTGGTGGACACGGTCATCGGGTCGATGGGCGAGCAGTACCCCGAGCTCGTCGCCGACCGCGAGCGCGTGCGGACGGTCGCGCGCGCGGAGGAGGCGGCGTTCCTCAAGACGCTGAAGGCCGGCACGGCCATCCTCGACGCCGCGGTCGCCGAGACCAGAAGCCGCGGCGGCGCCGTCCTGGCCGGGGACAAGGCGTTCCAGCTCCACGACACGTGGGGCTTCCCGATCGACCTCACGCTGGAGATGGCGGCCGAGCAGGGCCTGTCCGTGGACGAGGACGGCTTCCGCCGCCTGATGAAGGAGCAGCGCGAGCGCGCCAAGGCCGACGCCAGGGCCAAGAAGACCGGCCACGCCGACCTGTCGGCCTACCGCGAGGTCGCCGCCGGGCGCACCGATTTCACCGGGTACGTCGCCACCGAGGGCGAGGCGACGGTCGTCGGCCTGCTCGTGGAGGGCGTCCCCTCGCTGGCCGCCGTCGAGGGCGACACGGTCGAGGTCGTCCTGGACCGCACCCCCTTCTACGCCGAGGGCGGCGGCCAGCTCGCCGACCAGGGCAGAATCCGCCTGGAGTCCGGCGCGGTGATCGAGGTCCGCGACGTCCAGCGGCCGGTCCCGGGCGTGACCGTCCACAAGGGGGTCGTCCAGGTCGGGGAGGTCACGGTCGGCGCGCCCGCCCACGCCGCGATCGACGTCGCACGCCGCCGCGCCATCGCCCGCGCGCACACCGCCACCCACCTCACCCACCAGGCCCTGCGCGACGCGCTCGGGCCGACCGCGTCGCAGGCGGGTTCGGAGAACGCGCCCGGCCGCTTCCGCTTCGACTTCGGGTCGCCCTCGGCGGTGCCCGGCTCGGTGCTGACCGACGTCGAGCAGAAGATCAACGAGGTGCTGTCCCGCGAGCTGGACGTCGAGGCCGAAATCATGGGCCTGGAGGAGGCCCGGCGGCAGGGCGCGATCGCCGAGTTCGGTGAGAAGTACGGCGAGCGGGTGCGCGTGGTCACGATCGGCGACTTCTCCAAGGAGCTGTGCGGCGGCACGCACGTGCGCAACACCGCCCAACTGGGGCTCGTGAAGCTGCTCGGCGAGTCGTCGATCGGCTCGGGCGTGCGCCGCGTCGAGGCGCTGGTGGGCCTGGACGCCTACGACTTCCTGGCCCGCGAGCACACGGTCGTCGCCCGGCTCCAGGAGCTGGTCAAGGGCCGTGCCGAGGAACTGCCCGAGCGCGTCGCGGCGATGCTCGGCCGGCTCAGGGACGCCGAGAAGGAGATCGAGAAGTTCCGCGCCGAGAAGGTGCTGCGCGCGGGCGCGGGCCTCGCCGAGGGGGCCAAGGACGTCAAGGGTGTCGCGCTCGTCGTCGGGCGGGCCCCGGACGGCACGGACGCCGACGACCTGCGCACGCTGGTCTTCGACGTACGTGACCGCCTGGGGGGCCGTTCGGCCGTGGTGGCCCTGTTCGCCGCGGCGAACGGCCGCCCGCTGACGGTCGTCGCCACCAACGAGGCGGCCCGGGAACGCGGCCTGGCCGCCGGCGAGCTGGTCCGCGCCGCGGCCGCGGCGTTGGGCGGCGGCGGTGGCGGCAGGCCGGACGTCGCCCAGGGCGGCGGCCAGGACTCCGGTGCCATCCCGGAGGCGATGACGACCGTCGAGCGTCTGGTCGCCGAGAAGGCGTGA
- a CDS encoding M28 family metallopeptidase: MSAVAVPLVAGPASAGDGRVPGPGRPVARQRPDKDLRELLGEIDPGRIEATVRRLVGFGTRHTLSSQDDPARGIGAATAWVYARLQAAAAVSGGRMTVERQSFVQPVSPRIPAPTTITNVIATLRGDASPERVYVVTGHLDSRVTDVMNATADAPGADDDASGVAVVLELARVFATRRTRGTLVFAAVSAEEQGLYGSAHMAARLKAVGADVQAMFSNDIVGASSAWDGTRPDPRTVRLFVEGVPTTETPAEASIRQSTGGENDGPSRQLGRFVQNVAQNDATGMDVRVIWRRDRFLRGSDHISFLREGYPAARFTEPRENYHHEHQDVRVVDGVRYGDLVEFLDFGYIARVARVNAATLYSLAQGPGTPKNLRILSADLTNDTTLVWDRGADAGLAGYEVVWRETTAPDWTHAIDVGDVTRATIDIPKDDVQFGLRARDRDGRRSPVAFPKVVTS, translated from the coding sequence GTGTCGGCGGTCGCCGTGCCCCTGGTGGCGGGGCCGGCCTCGGCGGGTGACGGTCGTGTTCCGGGGCCGGGGCGTCCCGTCGCGCGGCAGCGGCCCGACAAGGACCTGCGCGAGCTGCTGGGAGAGATCGACCCCGGCCGGATCGAGGCCACGGTGCGGCGGCTGGTCGGGTTCGGCACCCGGCACACGCTGTCGAGCCAGGACGACCCGGCGCGCGGCATCGGCGCGGCCACGGCCTGGGTGTACGCGCGATTGCAGGCCGCCGCCGCCGTGTCGGGGGGCCGCATGACCGTGGAGAGGCAGTCGTTCGTCCAGCCGGTCTCCCCGCGCATCCCGGCGCCGACCACGATCACCAACGTGATCGCCACGCTGCGCGGTGACGCCTCCCCCGAGCGGGTCTACGTGGTGACCGGCCACCTGGACTCGCGGGTCACCGACGTCATGAACGCCACCGCCGACGCCCCCGGCGCCGACGACGACGCCTCCGGGGTCGCGGTGGTGCTGGAGCTGGCCCGCGTCTTCGCCACCCGCCGCACCCGCGGCACGCTGGTGTTCGCCGCGGTCTCGGCCGAGGAGCAGGGGTTGTACGGCTCGGCGCACATGGCCGCGCGGCTCAAGGCGGTGGGCGCGGACGTGCAGGCCATGTTCAGCAACGACATCGTGGGCGCCAGTTCGGCGTGGGACGGCACCCGTCCCGACCCGCGCACCGTGCGGCTGTTCGTCGAGGGCGTCCCGACGACCGAGACGCCGGCGGAGGCGTCGATCCGGCAGTCGACCGGCGGCGAGAACGACGGTCCCTCGCGCCAGCTCGGCCGTTTCGTCCAGAACGTCGCGCAGAACGACGCGACCGGCATGGACGTGCGGGTGATCTGGCGGCGCGACCGGTTCCTGCGCGGCAGCGACCACATCTCCTTCCTGCGGGAGGGCTATCCGGCGGCGCGGTTCACCGAGCCGAGGGAGAACTACCACCACGAGCACCAGGACGTCCGCGTCGTGGACGGGGTGCGGTACGGCGACCTGGTGGAGTTCCTGGACTTCGGGTACATCGCCCGCGTGGCCAGGGTGAACGCGGCGACGCTCTACTCGCTGGCGCAGGGGCCGGGCACGCCGAAGAACCTCAGGATCCTCTCGGCGGACCTCACCAACGACACCACCCTCGTGTGGGACCGCGGCGCCGACGCCGGCCTGGCCGGGTACGAGGTGGTGTGGCGGGAGACGACGGCCCCCGACTGGACGCACGCCATCGACGTCGGCGACGTCACCAGGGCGACGATCGACATCCCCAAGGACGACGTCCAGTTCGGCCTGCGCGCCCGGGACCGCGACGGCCGGCGCAGCCCGGTCGCCTTCCCCAAGGTGGTCACCTCGTAG
- a CDS encoding exonuclease domain-containing protein, whose product MREHGYAVVDVETTGLRPAWHDRVVEVGVVQVDGSGRVTGEWGTLVNPGRDLGPQRIHRISAADVRHAPSFADIAGTLAGLLRGRVVCAHNLPFDLLFLSSEFARLGAEAPLRPEAGVCTMRWAPHFMPGAPRNLAGCCALAEVDLSGHHDAVVDARAAAGLLGHYIARAGERVPWQGLFAGSAAAPWPDLTGAAAPVRRGVSADRDTPFLERILDRMPRVPEPAVADSYLALLDQALLDHHISPTEADALVDFAALMGLGRADLGRLHLDYLAALVRAAMAEGEATDAHREEFAHVTRILGLPGDAPARVAAGEGRPRPGVPFRLEQGDMVAFTGETEEERAVWEARARVAGYVPHPRVTRQVRLLVAADPDTLSRKARTARIYGVPIVTTEAFLRMTGR is encoded by the coding sequence ATGCGGGAGCACGGGTACGCCGTCGTCGATGTGGAGACGACCGGGTTACGGCCCGCGTGGCATGACCGGGTCGTGGAGGTGGGCGTCGTCCAGGTGGACGGCTCCGGGCGGGTCACCGGGGAGTGGGGCACGCTCGTCAACCCCGGGCGCGACCTCGGCCCGCAGCGCATCCACCGCATCTCCGCCGCCGACGTCCGCCACGCCCCGTCCTTCGCCGACATCGCCGGCACGCTGGCGGGGCTGCTGCGCGGGCGGGTCGTGTGCGCGCACAACCTGCCCTTCGACCTGCTGTTCCTGTCGAGCGAGTTCGCCCGGCTCGGGGCGGAGGCGCCGCTGCGCCCCGAGGCGGGCGTGTGCACGATGCGGTGGGCGCCGCACTTCATGCCCGGCGCGCCGCGCAACCTCGCCGGGTGCTGCGCGCTCGCGGAGGTCGACCTGAGCGGCCACCATGACGCCGTCGTGGACGCCCGCGCCGCCGCCGGACTGCTCGGCCACTACATCGCGCGCGCCGGGGAACGGGTGCCGTGGCAGGGTCTGTTCGCGGGCTCGGCGGCGGCGCCCTGGCCCGATCTGACCGGCGCGGCGGCCCCGGTGCGGCGCGGCGTGTCCGCCGACCGCGACACCCCCTTCCTGGAGCGCATCCTGGACAGGATGCCGCGCGTCCCCGAGCCCGCCGTGGCCGACTCCTACCTGGCCCTGCTCGACCAGGCGCTCCTGGACCACCACATCTCCCCGACCGAGGCCGACGCCCTGGTGGACTTCGCCGCCCTGATGGGGCTCGGCCGCGCCGACCTCGGACGCCTGCACCTGGACTACCTGGCCGCGCTGGTCCGGGCGGCCATGGCGGAGGGCGAGGCGACCGACGCGCACCGCGAGGAGTTCGCGCACGTCACTCGGATTCTCGGCCTGCCGGGCGACGCGCCCGCGCGGGTCGCGGCGGGTGAGGGACGGCCGCGGCCGGGCGTCCCTTTCCGGCTGGAGCAGGGCGACATGGTGGCGTTCACCGGCGAGACCGAGGAGGAGCGCGCGGTGTGGGAGGCGCGCGCCCGCGTCGCCGGGTACGTCCCGCACCCGCGGGTGACCCGGCAGGTGAGGCTGCTGGTCGCCGCCGACCCCGACACGCTGTCGCGCAAGGCCCGCACCGCCCGCATCTACGGCGTGCCGATCGTCACCACGGAGGCGTTCCTGCGCATGACCGGCCGGTAG